In Oceanobacillus sp. FSL K6-2867, one DNA window encodes the following:
- a CDS encoding copper resistance protein CopC: MKRIVSTAIAVLLITCFSTSAFAHSHLHGSNPADGDVVTEPLEEIVLEFEGQIEEGSIIEVTTTDGEAVEIEDIVIGDGTLTGMVAEPLANDEYQVTWSIISADGHPLEGEFSFAVDAEVPEAAEEESAESEAVEDEEAEEQAETTAEDEAATESAEQVTEDDESSSMTGIIIGALIIIVIIGFFLVKRKK; encoded by the coding sequence TTGAAACGCATCGTTAGTACAGCAATAGCAGTTTTATTAATAACATGTTTTTCTACCAGCGCATTTGCTCACTCACATCTTCACGGTTCGAATCCAGCAGATGGAGATGTTGTTACAGAGCCATTGGAGGAAATTGTGCTGGAATTTGAGGGTCAAATTGAAGAAGGCAGCATTATCGAGGTAACGACAACAGATGGAGAAGCTGTTGAAATCGAGGACATCGTTATTGGTGATGGCACATTAACAGGCATGGTTGCAGAGCCTCTTGCAAATGATGAATATCAAGTAACTTGGAGCATTATTAGTGCAGATGGTCACCCATTAGAAGGCGAATTCTCCTTTGCGGTTGATGCCGAGGTTCCTGAAGCTGCAGAAGAGGAATCAGCTGAATCAGAAGCAGTTGAGGATGAAGAAGCCGAAGAACAAGCTGAAACAACAGCTGAAGATGAAGCAGCAACAGAATCTGCTGAGCAAGTGACGGAAGACGACGAATCATCTTCTATGACCGGAATCATAATCGGTGCTTTAATTATTATTGTAATCATTGGTTTCTTCTTAGTTAAAAGAAAGAAATAG
- a CDS encoding CopD family protein, protein MDILVMISQVLLYVCFSILAGGFLLLLIPSTYRPEVKIPTDYLLISAILVPILAFMPVLDIILFIVPRLGFAEALQTVLLSYTVGNAWNFTLMVSALLVLVIALMRSKEQRISASIALFLTFALILTIAWSSHAGAMDPIKGITGHFIHIAAISIWVGVILIVGWFATNHDNWLKFLSWFSKVAISCLAAAALSGILLMDVMVDGYTDSWMVSYGQGLLIKHLFLIPLVFYALLNGFVVKYFLAKDTAFNPIPWIRLEGIVLFVIFAVTAFFTQQSPPHGNYLTEDALSPVFQLFHNSIIDSSSTVGLTINLDIVYFFFIALLLVGLILLSIYKKASILVTFFISCLLVVNVYMMLMISVVVR, encoded by the coding sequence ATGGACATACTTGTCATGATTAGTCAGGTGCTTTTATATGTATGCTTTTCAATTTTAGCAGGCGGTTTTCTCCTTCTGCTTATACCAAGCACCTATCGTCCAGAGGTAAAAATTCCCACGGATTACTTACTGATCAGCGCCATCCTGGTACCGATCTTGGCCTTTATGCCAGTACTTGATATTATCTTATTTATTGTGCCGCGTCTGGGCTTTGCGGAAGCTTTGCAAACAGTTTTACTAAGCTATACGGTTGGTAATGCATGGAACTTTACCCTGATGGTTTCTGCTTTATTAGTACTTGTCATTGCCTTAATGCGGTCAAAGGAACAGCGCATTTCTGCTTCAATAGCGTTATTTCTAACATTCGCGCTTATCTTAACCATTGCTTGGTCAAGCCATGCTGGAGCCATGGATCCAATCAAGGGAATTACAGGCCACTTTATCCATATAGCTGCTATCAGTATTTGGGTTGGTGTTATCCTTATTGTCGGCTGGTTTGCAACAAACCATGATAATTGGCTGAAATTTTTAAGCTGGTTTTCCAAAGTCGCTATCAGCTGTTTAGCAGCTGCAGCGCTCAGTGGAATCTTATTAATGGATGTCATGGTCGATGGGTATACGGATTCGTGGATGGTTTCGTATGGACAAGGTTTATTAATCAAACACCTATTTCTGATTCCACTTGTTTTCTATGCCTTATTAAACGGGTTCGTTGTGAAATATTTCCTGGCAAAAGATACTGCGTTTAATCCAATTCCGTGGATTCGGTTAGAAGGTATTGTTTTATTTGTTATTTTTGCGGTGACAGCATTTTTCACCCAGCAATCGCCGCCTCACGGCAATTACTTAACCGAGGATGCACTGTCACCTGTATTTCAGCTATTTCATAACAGCATCATTGATTCCAGCAGCACCGTTGGTTTGACAATTAACTTAGATATTGTTTATTTCTTTTTCATAGCCCTATTATTAGTCGGATTAATACTATTATCAATTTACAAAAAAGCATCCATACTCGTAACTTTTTTTATAAGCTGCTTGTTAGTGGTGAATGTCTATATGATGTTGATGATATCTGTAGTTGTTCGCTAA
- a CDS encoding LemA family protein, giving the protein MNIEPWMIGAAVAALVLIWALVTYNRFISLKNSIEESFKHIDITLAQRFDSLTRIAETIAAYTKHEKEVHTEVAKLRSQFDNQNENEKVKTSNELSRLVSGLQVQVENYPELKANENYLHLQKSINELEERLAASRRTFNARVTKFNTMLQQFPTNLFKFFMNLEKRELLHIDNSKKQDVDIAKILRG; this is encoded by the coding sequence TTGAACATTGAACCGTGGATGATAGGCGCAGCTGTTGCCGCTCTTGTTCTCATCTGGGCACTAGTTACCTATAACCGTTTTATTTCTTTAAAAAACAGTATAGAAGAATCCTTTAAACATATTGATATTACGTTAGCACAGCGATTTGATTCCCTCACAAGAATAGCAGAAACGATTGCCGCTTATACGAAACATGAAAAGGAAGTCCATACAGAAGTAGCGAAGCTCCGCAGTCAATTTGATAACCAAAATGAGAATGAAAAAGTGAAAACCTCGAATGAACTATCAAGGCTTGTCAGTGGTTTACAGGTTCAAGTCGAAAATTATCCTGAGCTGAAGGCAAATGAAAATTATCTTCACTTACAAAAAAGCATTAATGAACTGGAAGAAAGACTGGCCGCATCCAGAAGAACCTTTAACGCACGGGTCACGAAATTCAATACGATGCTGCAGCAGTTTCCTACAAATCTATTTAAATTCTTCATGAATCTGGAAAAAAGAGAGCTATTGCATATTGATAACAGCAAAAAGCAAGATGTTGATATAGCAAAAATTCTAAGGGGTTAA
- a CDS encoding nucleoside triphosphate pyrophosphohydrolase, which yields MTTYNKLVRDRIPEIIKDSGKDLKTETLNHDRYILELKKKLSEEMIEYQSASTKKEQLEELADILELIHSLLHVHGASFEELEQIRADKAAERGSFDEKTFLIEVED from the coding sequence ATGACAACCTATAATAAACTAGTTCGTGATCGGATTCCTGAAATCATTAAAGACTCTGGCAAAGATTTAAAAACAGAAACACTCAATCATGATCGCTATATTCTAGAACTTAAGAAAAAGTTAAGTGAAGAAATGATAGAATATCAGAGCGCTTCAACGAAGAAAGAGCAGTTGGAGGAACTGGCAGATATTTTGGAGTTAATTCATTCCTTGCTCCATGTACATGGAGCTTCCTTTGAGGAATTGGAACAAATTCGAGCTGATAAAGCTGCCGAGCGCGGAAGTTTTGATGAAAAAACCTTTCTAATTGAGGTTGAAGACTAA
- a CDS encoding VOC family protein has translation MKLGAFSVSLTVKDIYVSKSFYENLGFETLGGDINQNWLIMKNGDTIIGLFQGMFDKNILTFNPGWDQNAQNLDSFTDIRELQKQLKEKGIKLASEADESSEGPAYFTLEDPDGNQILVDQHR, from the coding sequence ATGAAACTAGGCGCATTTTCAGTAAGTTTAACAGTTAAAGACATTTATGTATCCAAATCCTTTTATGAAAACCTCGGTTTTGAAACTTTAGGTGGGGATATTAATCAAAATTGGCTTATTATGAAGAACGGGGACACCATAATTGGACTTTTCCAAGGTATGTTTGACAAAAATATCTTAACCTTTAACCCCGGTTGGGATCAAAACGCCCAAAACCTCGATTCATTTACAGATATTCGGGAGCTTCAAAAGCAGCTTAAAGAAAAAGGAATCAAATTGGCGAGTGAAGCGGACGAATCAAGTGAAGGACCTGCATATTTCACACTTGAAGATCCAGACGGGAATCAAATTCTTGTAGATCAACACCGATGA
- a CDS encoding CBO0543 family protein: protein MTFKDGIEQIERANEQLIDADGLMSETVINAFLFTWQWWLGIGLFIIPWIVWFLLRKKESTGRLLMGGFITIILSLMIDLIALSRGLWSYPMIFSPIGPVLFLPYHFSLVPVAVMFTLQIKPTANPILKGFIFGALSAFVGMKFFQMIDFYNPKGWSSFYDLLIYLFLFLAANWFSSMDSFKKLS from the coding sequence ATGACATTTAAAGATGGAATAGAGCAAATTGAAAGAGCCAATGAACAGTTAATTGATGCGGATGGCTTGATGTCCGAAACAGTGATTAATGCCTTTTTGTTTACATGGCAATGGTGGTTAGGAATTGGACTATTTATTATTCCATGGATTGTATGGTTTTTACTTAGAAAAAAGGAAAGTACTGGCAGACTTCTTATGGGAGGATTTATTACCATCATTTTGTCATTAATGATTGACCTTATTGCCTTGTCCCGGGGACTCTGGTCTTACCCAATGATTTTCTCGCCAATAGGTCCGGTATTATTTCTTCCATATCACTTTTCTCTAGTTCCTGTCGCGGTTATGTTTACACTGCAAATAAAGCCAACGGCTAACCCCATTTTAAAAGGGTTCATATTCGGGGCTCTCAGTGCCTTTGTAGGGATGAAATTCTTTCAAATGATTGATTTTTACAATCCAAAAGGATGGTCAAGCTTTTATGACCTGTTAATTTATCTATTCCTCTTCCTTGCAGCAAATTGGTTCAGCAGCATGGATAGCTTTAAAAAATTATCATAG
- a CDS encoding VOC family protein, with amino-acid sequence MGRLIHFEIHVSDMERAKKFYGEVFGWTFQDWSDYAGMPYFGAVTGDETEPGINGALMQRQSEPPETNRALNAFACTMGVEDYDETEKKILSNEGKVAKPKHALPGMAWQGYYHDTEGNIFGIHQPDEHAK; translated from the coding sequence ATGGGGAGATTAATTCATTTTGAAATTCATGTGAGTGACATGGAACGAGCTAAGAAGTTTTATGGCGAGGTGTTTGGCTGGACATTTCAAGATTGGAGTGACTATGCTGGAATGCCATACTTTGGAGCGGTCACTGGAGATGAAACGGAACCCGGTATTAATGGAGCATTGATGCAGCGACAAAGTGAACCGCCAGAAACGAACCGAGCTTTGAATGCCTTTGCCTGCACAATGGGTGTGGAAGATTATGATGAAACGGAAAAGAAAATTCTCAGTAATGAGGGCAAGGTAGCAAAACCAAAGCATGCACTTCCTGGTATGGCGTGGCAAGGCTACTATCATGATACAGAAGGAAATATATTTGGTATTCATCAGCCAGATGAACACGCAAAATAG
- a CDS encoding response regulator transcription factor, whose product MKPYRILIVDDHVHAREAIREILEGHEDFSIAGEGKNGEEAIKLTEELMPDIILMDIQMPVMDGLEATKQIKLKFPYVKIVMITVSDDITDLFDALKKGAQGYLLKNIQSEAWVDYLRAFAVDEVPMSKEIAFQILKEFPQSKAVAKEKTPLSSRELEVLQLVAKGMSNREISDTLFISEHTVKSHLKNILSKLHLDNRVQLTSYAFQKGLID is encoded by the coding sequence ATGAAGCCTTATCGCATACTGATTGTGGACGATCATGTCCATGCTAGAGAAGCAATTCGGGAAATTTTAGAAGGACACGAAGATTTTTCTATTGCAGGGGAAGGGAAGAATGGCGAAGAAGCGATTAAGCTTACGGAAGAATTAATGCCTGATATTATTCTGATGGACATTCAAATGCCAGTAATGGACGGGCTGGAGGCAACGAAACAAATTAAGCTTAAATTTCCCTATGTCAAAATTGTCATGATTACGGTCTCGGATGATATCACCGATTTATTCGATGCTTTAAAGAAAGGTGCCCAAGGATATTTATTAAAAAATATTCAATCAGAAGCATGGGTGGACTATTTAAGAGCCTTTGCCGTAGATGAAGTCCCGATGTCCAAAGAAATTGCCTTTCAAATTTTAAAGGAATTTCCGCAAAGTAAAGCCGTTGCAAAAGAGAAAACGCCTTTATCCAGCAGAGAATTGGAAGTGCTTCAATTGGTAGCGAAAGGTATGTCCAATCGGGAAATATCAGATACGCTATTTATTTCAGAGCATACGGTTAAAAGTCATCTGAAAAATATTTTAAGCAAGCTGCATTTAGATAACCGCGTGCAGCTGACTAGCTATGCCTTTCAGAAAGGGCTAATTGATTAG
- a CDS encoding GNAT family protein: MKKELFTKRLHLRKMKVSDSPALFNIWSDPDVTKFMNISRFINESQAKEMIELLDELSQTSKAIRYSMVDLNTNEIIGTCGFNSIDFENARAEIGYDITKNKWRMGYAPEGIRALINLAFGNLQLNRIEAKVDPKNVNSIHVLQKLNFTFEGTLRQYEKSKGNFVDISIYSLLKTDLSYV; this comes from the coding sequence TTGAAAAAAGAACTGTTCACCAAAAGATTGCATTTACGTAAAATGAAAGTGTCCGATTCGCCAGCTTTATTTAACATCTGGTCTGACCCAGACGTTACAAAATTCATGAACATCTCTCGCTTCATAAATGAATCACAGGCAAAAGAAATGATTGAATTACTTGATGAATTGTCTCAGACAAGCAAAGCAATACGTTACAGTATGGTCGATTTAAATACTAATGAAATTATTGGAACGTGCGGCTTCAATTCTATTGATTTTGAGAATGCCCGAGCGGAAATAGGATATGATATCACTAAAAACAAATGGAGGATGGGTTATGCTCCGGAAGGAATCCGGGCATTGATAAACCTTGCTTTTGGAAATTTACAGCTCAATAGAATAGAAGCAAAGGTAGACCCAAAAAACGTAAATTCCATACACGTACTGCAAAAATTGAACTTCACATTTGAGGGGACATTAAGACAATACGAAAAGTCAAAAGGAAACTTTGTTGACATCAGTATTTATTCGTTATTAAAGACTGATTTATCTTACGTATAA
- a CDS encoding ABC transporter ATP-binding protein, producing the protein MKEKVLSLQNLYMSYPGKDVLNGINLDVYRGQIIGYIGPNGAGKSTTLKIMLGLVEGYGGVVEIFGQNIASNDYTYKQKIGYVPENAEIYDNLTAAEYLTFIGELYGLERKAAETKAFSLLEEFDMGDVFHSRISSFSKGMRQKVLITSSLLHNPDLVFLDEPLSGLDANSVMVIKDMLEVLADQGKTIFYSSHIMDVVERISNRIVLLVNGEIAADGSFDELKAQSKAGSLEAVFNQLTGFDEHKETAAKIVSIVTEEA; encoded by the coding sequence ATGAAAGAGAAAGTATTATCACTTCAAAATCTATATATGAGTTATCCCGGCAAGGACGTTTTAAACGGGATTAATCTAGATGTCTACCGTGGACAAATCATAGGATATATTGGTCCAAATGGTGCTGGAAAAAGTACGACATTAAAAATCATGCTCGGATTAGTAGAAGGTTATGGCGGAGTTGTAGAAATTTTTGGCCAGAACATTGCATCGAATGATTATACGTATAAACAAAAAATTGGTTATGTACCGGAAAACGCCGAGATTTACGACAATCTGACAGCAGCAGAATACCTCACATTTATTGGCGAATTATATGGTTTGGAACGTAAAGCTGCCGAGACGAAGGCATTCAGTCTTTTAGAGGAATTTGATATGGGAGACGTTTTTCATTCGAGGATCTCCTCTTTTTCTAAAGGAATGAGACAAAAAGTTCTAATCACCTCTAGTCTTCTTCATAATCCAGATTTGGTTTTTCTTGATGAGCCATTAAGCGGGCTTGATGCGAATAGTGTTATGGTTATTAAAGACATGCTGGAGGTCTTGGCTGATCAGGGAAAAACAATCTTTTATTCGTCTCACATTATGGATGTGGTTGAAAGAATAAGTAATCGAATTGTTTTATTAGTGAATGGTGAAATTGCGGCAGATGGTTCTTTTGATGAACTAAAAGCACAAAGTAAGGCGGGGTCACTTGAAGCTGTATTTAATCAATTAACAGGATTTGACGAGCACAAAGAAACAGCGGCAAAGATTGTCTCCATTGTAACGGAGGAAGCCTGA
- a CDS encoding zinc-dependent alcohol dehydrogenase — protein MKAVTFQGKEAMETKNVSDPKIQENSDMIVRITASGICGSDLHLYNGGIVPKEDYVVGHEPMGIVEEVGSDVKNLKKGDRVVIPFNIGCGDCFFCNNQMESQCDNSNPHGEPGGLFGFADDFGNHPGGQAEYLRVPYADFTSFKVPKKSELDDEQVLFLSDVIPTAYWSVEYGGVKEGDTVIILGSGPIGLMAQKFAWLKGAKRVITVDQVEHRLDHAKKTNKVETYNFKENEKIGELLHEETEGGADVVIDCVGMDGTVPPNTEFGSKGDNQFGTISPIITASQAVRKFGTVQITGVYGTEANNFPLGDFFTRNVSLKMGQAPVVHLMPKLYEMIENKEFDPTDIITHRVNLDDAAIAYSIFDKKEDGSIKVIFKP, from the coding sequence ATGAAGGCTGTAACATTTCAAGGTAAGGAAGCGATGGAAACGAAGAATGTTAGTGACCCTAAGATTCAGGAAAACAGTGACATGATTGTACGAATTACCGCGAGCGGCATCTGCGGATCAGATCTTCATTTATATAATGGCGGAATTGTCCCGAAAGAGGATTACGTCGTCGGGCATGAGCCAATGGGCATTGTTGAGGAAGTAGGTTCAGACGTGAAAAATCTTAAAAAAGGTGACCGTGTCGTGATTCCGTTTAACATCGGTTGTGGAGACTGCTTCTTCTGTAATAACCAGATGGAGAGTCAGTGCGATAATTCCAATCCGCATGGTGAGCCAGGTGGTTTATTTGGATTCGCGGATGATTTCGGGAATCACCCAGGTGGCCAAGCAGAGTATTTACGTGTTCCTTATGCGGATTTTACATCATTTAAAGTTCCGAAAAAAAGTGAACTGGATGATGAACAGGTATTATTCTTATCGGATGTCATCCCGACTGCCTATTGGAGTGTGGAATATGGGGGTGTCAAAGAAGGTGACACGGTGATTATTTTAGGAAGCGGTCCGATTGGACTTATGGCTCAAAAATTCGCTTGGCTGAAAGGTGCAAAGCGTGTCATTACCGTAGACCAAGTAGAACATCGACTGGATCATGCGAAGAAAACGAATAAAGTAGAAACCTACAACTTTAAAGAAAATGAAAAGATTGGCGAGCTATTACATGAGGAAACTGAAGGTGGAGCAGATGTCGTGATTGATTGTGTTGGGATGGATGGTACAGTTCCACCAAATACTGAATTTGGCTCTAAAGGCGATAATCAATTCGGAACGATCAGTCCAATTATTACCGCATCACAAGCTGTACGGAAGTTCGGAACGGTTCAAATAACAGGTGTTTATGGTACGGAGGCAAATAACTTCCCGCTCGGCGACTTTTTCACACGGAATGTGTCGTTGAAAATGGGCCAAGCTCCTGTCGTTCATCTGATGCCAAAGCTATATGAAATGATTGAGAATAAGGAGTTTGATCCAACCGATATTATTACACATCGCGTGAATTTGGATGATGCTGCAATAGCTTATAGTATTTTTGACAAGAAAGAGGATGGCTCTATTAAAGTTATTTTCAAGCCGTAA
- a CDS encoding histidine kinase: protein MKYNQIKWLILFLPTITIALWEYVRHEFLLSYISMEMGNFLSPILVFIVTLVFLRHLFSILERMQKELRAAKAKKAALLEREKLARELHDGIAQSLFLLSVKMNKFGRKNQLEHDADFQKIKQTLQHVHEDTRQAITNLRYVPSKDTFSWTETIYQYVTKLKQQHYIDVHLEWEIQEDTLSSKEKVELFACVKEAIMNVIKHARTNQVWIEAKETDNGWICQIKDRGIGFTNEMVQASKGYGLQIIQDRARDMEWEFSMKKVNNETILEIKKEGN from the coding sequence TTGAAATATAACCAAATTAAATGGCTCATTTTATTTTTGCCAACAATTACAATCGCGCTTTGGGAATATGTACGTCATGAGTTCCTCCTATCATATATTTCGATGGAAATGGGGAATTTCCTTTCTCCTATATTAGTTTTTATTGTGACACTCGTCTTTTTACGGCATTTATTTTCTATTTTAGAAAGAATGCAGAAGGAATTAAGGGCAGCAAAAGCAAAAAAAGCAGCCCTTCTGGAACGTGAAAAGCTGGCAAGGGAGCTTCATGATGGCATTGCCCAGTCCCTGTTCCTGTTATCTGTAAAAATGAATAAGTTTGGAAGAAAGAATCAGCTGGAACATGATGCGGATTTTCAAAAAATAAAACAAACCCTGCAGCATGTGCACGAGGACACACGGCAGGCGATTACAAACCTGAGATATGTTCCAAGTAAGGATACATTCAGCTGGACTGAAACGATATATCAATATGTAACAAAACTGAAGCAACAGCACTATATCGATGTCCATCTGGAATGGGAAATCCAAGAAGATACCTTATCATCAAAAGAGAAGGTCGAGCTGTTTGCCTGTGTAAAAGAAGCGATTATGAATGTCATTAAACATGCCAGGACAAATCAGGTATGGATTGAAGCGAAGGAAACAGATAACGGGTGGATATGCCAAATTAAGGACCGAGGAATAGGGTTCACAAACGAGATGGTGCAAGCGAGTAAAGGATATGGACTCCAAATTATTCAGGACAGAGCGAGAGATATGGAATGGGAGTTTTCAATGAAAAAAGTAAATAATGAAACAATCCTGGAAATAAAAAAGGAGGGCAACTAG
- a CDS encoding PAS domain-containing protein yields MSNSEENLFNKTSDKSLVKDYPLLYNVLRKISTSLSQTLGPTCEVNIHDLRNPASSIVHIDNGHVTGRVEGDAIMDMTAILSNDRFDDDMLYNYTKKTTDGKVLKCFSILIRNDQGEIIGSFGMNFDLGKLLNAKTVIDEFTRGYELNSVSEDRPLVNESVVSILHQIIYNTIEEYGIAVSEMSKEDKIEIVHFLEEKQVFLIKGAINYVAETLNVSRFTIYNYLDEIRSRKNMK; encoded by the coding sequence ATGAGTAATTCTGAAGAGAACCTCTTTAACAAAACTTCGGATAAAAGCTTAGTTAAGGACTATCCTTTGTTGTATAATGTACTCCGTAAAATTAGTACCTCTCTCTCTCAAACTTTGGGGCCAACATGTGAGGTTAACATTCATGATTTACGTAATCCAGCTTCATCCATAGTACACATTGATAACGGACACGTTACAGGGCGTGTAGAAGGTGATGCCATTATGGATATGACTGCAATTCTCAGCAATGATCGATTTGATGATGATATGCTTTATAACTACACTAAAAAAACAACTGATGGAAAAGTTTTAAAATGTTTTTCTATACTCATTCGAAACGATCAGGGAGAAATCATTGGTTCCTTCGGGATGAATTTTGATCTTGGAAAGCTATTAAACGCAAAAACAGTAATCGATGAATTTACAAGAGGTTACGAATTAAATAGTGTTAGTGAAGATAGACCATTAGTTAATGAAAGCGTCGTAAGCATACTTCATCAGATCATTTATAACACAATTGAGGAATACGGAATTGCTGTATCTGAAATGTCAAAAGAAGATAAGATTGAGATTGTACATTTTTTAGAGGAAAAACAGGTCTTCTTAATCAAAGGTGCCATTAATTATGTGGCCGAAACACTAAACGTTTCCCGCTTTACTATCTACAATTACTTGGATGAGATTCGGTCAAGAAAGAATATGAAATAA
- a CDS encoding DUF3137 domain-containing protein — MFSSYDEIYQLIKSDIDDMNKIRSKTILKYIFGWISLLASIIIPAIFGLSIPNAGIQWLAAFVFFFGTIASIVSFFKTLGSFRMAFKRKVVRSLLKALFESAKVPEDNPNYEMKWGYASRGKINNLLIGESGLFYLNRIDRVSGEDLITGKIGATDFYFSELKLFKQVRDYQGRSSTKLKSRYQGVLYLADFHKNFQGHTVLQDKKAFSFQHLKRYFRHHYHRVLSGKKLTAIKMENDEFNKYFKVRTTSEFEARYILSPNLMEDLVAFRKRNRNPIDIAFRKRFISLFLYNKKDYFEPRIFDSMKKQSKLVYDDLILFFRIINDLNLNTRIWSKE, encoded by the coding sequence ATGTTTTCTAGCTATGATGAAATCTATCAGCTAATAAAAAGTGATATAGACGATATGAATAAAATCAGATCCAAAACAATACTAAAATACATATTTGGCTGGATTTCACTTTTGGCAAGTATTATTATCCCTGCAATTTTTGGCCTGTCCATTCCAAATGCAGGCATCCAGTGGCTGGCTGCTTTTGTTTTTTTCTTCGGAACGATAGCAAGTATTGTTAGTTTCTTTAAAACGCTTGGATCGTTTCGTATGGCTTTTAAACGCAAAGTAGTAAGAAGTCTGCTAAAGGCGTTATTTGAAAGTGCTAAAGTTCCTGAGGATAACCCTAATTATGAAATGAAATGGGGATACGCCAGCCGAGGTAAAATTAATAATCTCTTAATTGGCGAATCTGGTTTATTCTATTTAAATCGGATTGACCGCGTATCTGGCGAAGATTTAATTACAGGTAAAATTGGTGCTACTGATTTCTATTTCTCTGAACTGAAGCTTTTCAAACAAGTGAGGGACTATCAAGGAAGATCCAGCACGAAGCTAAAATCAAGATATCAAGGGGTATTGTATCTTGCAGATTTCCATAAAAACTTTCAGGGTCATACCGTATTACAGGATAAAAAGGCCTTTAGTTTCCAGCATTTAAAGCGTTACTTCAGGCACCATTACCACCGTGTGCTAAGCGGAAAGAAATTAACTGCGATTAAAATGGAAAATGATGAATTCAATAAGTACTTTAAAGTGCGTACGACAAGTGAGTTCGAAGCACGTTACATTCTTTCTCCCAATCTAATGGAAGATTTAGTTGCATTTCGAAAAAGAAATCGAAACCCAATCGATATAGCTTTTAGGAAAAGGTTCATTAGTTTATTTTTATACAATAAAAAAGACTATTTCGAACCGCGTATTTTTGACTCCATGAAAAAGCAGTCTAAACTTGTTTATGATGATTTAATCTTATTCTTCCGTATCATTAATGACTTGAATCTCAACACACGAATATGGAGCAAGGAGTGA